One region of Natronolimnobius baerhuensis genomic DNA includes:
- a CDS encoding TspO/MBR family protein, whose amino-acid sequence METRVRRLELGELLTGLAIIIGVNVLGSSPAFFVGSDTSWFAEPWFFPPGYVFSIAWTLLFTLMGIALFLVWQRGTHKRTVRIALSLFAIQFALNLLWTPAFFGLQRADLGLLVIGALWIAIVATIVAFDRVSRLAAALLLPYLAWVSFATILTYTIYAGG is encoded by the coding sequence ATGGAAACACGTGTTCGCCGCCTCGAGTTAGGGGAACTTCTTACGGGCCTCGCGATTATCATCGGCGTCAACGTCCTCGGTTCGTCGCCGGCGTTTTTCGTCGGCTCCGATACGTCGTGGTTTGCTGAGCCGTGGTTCTTCCCGCCGGGCTACGTCTTCTCGATTGCCTGGACGCTGCTGTTTACGCTCATGGGAATCGCGCTCTTCCTCGTCTGGCAACGCGGGACACACAAACGCACCGTCCGCATCGCTCTCTCGTTGTTCGCGATTCAGTTCGCGTTGAATCTCCTGTGGACGCCGGCCTTTTTCGGCCTCCAGCGGGCAGATCTCGGACTCCTCGTCATCGGAGCGCTCTGGATTGCCATCGTCGCGACCATCGTCGCGTTCGACCGCGTCAGCCGACTGGCGGCTGCGTTGCTCTTGCCCTACCTCGCTTGGGTGAGCTTTGCAACCATCCTCACGTACACGATTTACGCTGGCGGCTGA
- the idsA3 gene encoding geranylfarnesyl diphosphate synthase yields MTTPEAREETVLEAVRKRRELVNEAIPESLPVQQPERLYEASRYLLDAGGKRLRPTILLTVAEALADVDTLTEDYHAFPTLTGSDANGSPPNGSTAEEIDIMDAAVSVEVIQSFTLIHDDIMDDDDLRRGVPAVHREYDLETAILAGDTLYSKAFEIMLEAGADPDRAVDALDVLATTCTKICEGQALDVTFEEREDVTPEEYLKMVEQKTAVLYAAAACLPAILMGADDETIDALYGYGLDIGRAFQIQDDVLDLTVPSEKLGKQRGSDLVENKQTLITVHAREQGVTIEDLIDTTDVDAVTEAEIDDAVARLEEVGSISYANETARELVEQGKARLEVVPDNEARELLFELADYLIERGY; encoded by the coding sequence ATGACAACCCCTGAGGCACGAGAAGAGACGGTACTCGAGGCGGTCCGCAAGCGACGGGAACTGGTCAACGAGGCTATCCCCGAGTCGCTGCCGGTTCAACAGCCCGAACGACTCTACGAGGCATCCCGCTACCTGCTGGATGCCGGTGGGAAGCGACTGCGCCCGACGATTCTGTTGACCGTCGCGGAAGCACTCGCCGATGTCGACACACTGACCGAGGACTACCACGCGTTTCCAACACTCACGGGAAGCGACGCAAACGGGAGTCCACCGAACGGCTCGACAGCCGAAGAGATCGACATCATGGACGCCGCCGTCAGCGTCGAAGTCATCCAGTCGTTTACCCTGATTCACGACGACATCATGGACGACGATGACCTCCGACGCGGCGTCCCCGCAGTCCACCGCGAATACGACCTCGAGACGGCGATTCTCGCCGGCGATACGCTCTACTCGAAGGCGTTCGAAATCATGCTCGAGGCAGGAGCCGATCCCGACCGCGCCGTCGATGCACTCGACGTGCTCGCGACGACCTGTACCAAGATCTGTGAGGGACAGGCACTCGACGTGACCTTCGAGGAGCGCGAGGACGTAACGCCTGAGGAGTACCTCAAGATGGTCGAGCAGAAAACTGCCGTTCTCTACGCTGCAGCGGCGTGTCTCCCGGCGATCTTGATGGGTGCCGATGACGAGACAATCGACGCACTCTACGGCTACGGACTCGATATCGGCCGTGCGTTCCAGATCCAAGATGACGTGCTCGATCTGACCGTTCCGAGCGAGAAACTTGGCAAACAACGCGGCAGCGACCTCGTCGAGAACAAACAGACGTTGATCACCGTCCACGCCCGCGAACAGGGCGTCACTATCGAGGATCTGATCGATACGACCGACGTCGACGCCGTCACCGAAGCCGAAATCGATGACGCCGTCGCCCGACTCGAGGAAGTCGGCTCGATTAGCTACGCTAACGAGACGGCACGCGAACTGGTCGAACAGGGCAAAGCGCGACTCGAGGTCGTGCCGGACAACGAGGCCCGTGAGTTGCTGTTCGAACTCGCGGATTACCTGATCGAACGCGGCTACTGA
- a CDS encoding ribonuclease J has translation MEIEIATIGGYEEVGRQMTAVRAGDDVVIFDMGLNLSQVLIHDNVETERMHSLDLIDMGAIPDDRVMSDLEGDVQAIVPTHGHLDHIGAISKLAHRYDAPIVASPFTIELVKQQIEGEQKFGVENDLIKMEAGETMSIGDSGNVDLEFVNVTHSIIDAINPVLHTPEGAIVYGLDKRMDHTPVIGDPIDMERFREIGREGEGVLCYIEDCTNANKKGRTPSENVAREHLRDVLYSMEDYDGGIVATTFSSHISRVTSLVEFAKDIGRQPVLLGRSMEKYSGTAERLDFVDFPDDLGMFGHRKSVDRTFKRIMNEGKENFLPVVTGHQGEPRAMLTRMARGETPYELDDGDKVVFSARVIPEPTNEGQRYQAEKLLGMQGARIYDDIHVSGHLNQEGHYEMLDALQPQNIIPAHQDLKGLSGYVSLCESEGYQMGRDIHVTRNGNLIQLVD, from the coding sequence ATGGAAATCGAAATCGCAACCATTGGCGGCTACGAAGAAGTTGGACGGCAGATGACTGCTGTCCGCGCTGGTGACGACGTCGTTATCTTCGACATGGGTCTGAACCTCTCGCAGGTTCTTATCCACGACAACGTCGAAACCGAGCGCATGCACAGTCTCGACCTGATCGATATGGGCGCAATCCCAGACGACCGGGTCATGAGTGACCTTGAGGGCGACGTGCAGGCAATCGTGCCAACGCACGGCCACCTCGACCACATCGGTGCCATCTCGAAACTCGCGCACCGATACGACGCACCAATCGTTGCGTCGCCGTTTACAATCGAACTCGTCAAACAGCAGATCGAAGGCGAGCAGAAGTTCGGCGTCGAAAACGACCTCATCAAGATGGAGGCCGGCGAGACGATGTCGATTGGCGACTCCGGTAACGTCGACCTCGAGTTCGTCAACGTCACCCACTCGATCATCGACGCGATCAACCCAGTGCTTCACACGCCCGAGGGCGCAATCGTCTACGGCCTCGACAAACGGATGGACCACACGCCCGTCATCGGCGACCCCATCGACATGGAGCGCTTCCGTGAGATCGGCCGCGAAGGCGAAGGTGTCCTCTGTTACATCGAGGACTGTACCAACGCGAACAAGAAGGGCCGGACACCCTCTGAAAACGTCGCTCGAGAACACCTCCGGGACGTCCTCTACAGCATGGAGGACTACGACGGCGGGATCGTCGCCACGACGTTCTCGAGTCACATCTCGCGTGTGACCTCGCTGGTCGAGTTCGCGAAGGATATCGGCCGACAGCCAGTTCTGCTGGGTCGCTCGATGGAGAAGTACTCGGGCACCGCAGAGCGACTCGACTTCGTCGACTTCCCGGACGATCTGGGCATGTTCGGCCACCGCAAGTCCGTCGACCGTACGTTCAAACGGATCATGAACGAGGGCAAGGAGAACTTCCTGCCCGTCGTCACCGGTCACCAGGGCGAGCCACGCGCAATGTTAACCCGCATGGCCCGCGGCGAGACACCGTACGAACTGGATGACGGCGACAAGGTCGTCTTCTCCGCACGCGTGATTCCGGAGCCAACCAACGAGGGCCAGCGCTACCAGGCCGAGAAACTGCTCGGCATGCAGGGTGCCCGCATCTACGACGACATCCACGTCTCCGGCCACCTCAACCAGGAGGGCCACTACGAGATGCTCGACGCGCTCCAGCCACAGAACATCATCCCCGCTCATCAGGACCTGAAAGGCCTCTCCGGCTACGTCAGCCTCTGTGAGAGCGAAGGCTACCAGATGGGACGGGACATCCACGTAACGCGCAACGGCAACCTCATCCAGCTCGTCGACTGA
- a CDS encoding amino acid permease: MTKDLERDLGLGAVIAISMGAMIGSGIFILPGVAMAEAGPAVILAFVIAAILVVPAALSIAELGTAMPEAGGDYVFIERGLGPSFGTIAGLGTWLMLMLKGSLALYGGMFYINFIYQLPTWELAIPLLEATLPIPGVRALGITFALIFIGINLIGVKQTGGIQSIMVVIMLVILGVFVAATIVQVDGANYDGFFDEGIDGILGATALVLVSYAGVTKVAAVAEEIENPGRNLPLGLSISLGVTAFLYALIVFVLVGVMEADDLEGHNEPMAEATRLLFGETVIGGVPIGGLAVGGIIIAAVLALVSTANAGILTASRYPLALSRDKLFLERFEYIHPRFNTPTVAILTTGAVIIFIVATQNVDEIAKMAGAFQILVYILVCGALIAFRERDLEWYDPDFHTPGYPWVQLFGILSGIFIITQMEAREILGSIGIVILGFLWFKLYAADKVDREGVAKGLARREAGRQFVQDTEEQLERADEFEILIPIRQDVTREQEDALIHMAAPIVRQRGGHIRVVRFDEVPDQVPLDTAAAELSEADVEFEQRTDELVCDLEVPVEVGEIVSHDTRHAVVNFAERSSADLILARQEATSRLGTLFGRDTDWIMEHAPCDVVFVQHEQRTDINEIAVVTDRSPFNDPLKVELANAMADVLGARIRFLFAVDESAPEELLETIEDYHDELDDLCTVPVDSAIVRTDDVVSSLSSELESSDLVMLSTVTHRRLPDLVVEQRSDRLAAAIEQPVLLVHSKQTRRGSFLRPILDRLLFN, translated from the coding sequence ATGACGAAGGATCTCGAGCGTGACCTCGGGTTAGGTGCCGTCATCGCGATCAGTATGGGGGCGATGATCGGCAGCGGTATTTTCATCTTGCCTGGTGTCGCGATGGCAGAGGCCGGGCCAGCCGTCATCCTCGCGTTCGTGATCGCAGCGATACTGGTCGTTCCAGCGGCGCTTTCCATCGCTGAACTGGGGACAGCAATGCCCGAAGCGGGCGGCGATTACGTCTTCATCGAGCGGGGGCTTGGCCCCTCGTTCGGGACGATTGCAGGGCTTGGAACGTGGCTCATGCTGATGCTGAAAGGCTCGCTCGCACTGTATGGCGGCATGTTCTACATCAATTTCATCTATCAGTTGCCGACGTGGGAACTCGCGATTCCCCTTCTCGAGGCGACGCTACCGATCCCCGGCGTTCGCGCGCTTGGAATCACGTTCGCCCTCATTTTCATCGGGATCAACCTCATCGGCGTCAAACAGACTGGCGGCATCCAGTCGATTATGGTCGTCATCATGCTCGTGATCCTCGGCGTGTTCGTCGCTGCGACAATCGTACAGGTCGACGGCGCGAACTACGACGGCTTCTTCGATGAGGGAATCGACGGCATCCTCGGGGCGACAGCCCTCGTACTCGTCTCATACGCCGGGGTGACGAAGGTCGCTGCCGTCGCCGAGGAGATTGAGAATCCCGGGCGAAATCTCCCACTCGGGCTTTCGATCTCACTCGGCGTCACTGCGTTCTTGTACGCTCTCATCGTGTTCGTTCTCGTCGGCGTCATGGAAGCCGACGATTTGGAGGGCCACAACGAACCAATGGCAGAAGCGACACGACTGCTATTCGGTGAAACGGTGATCGGCGGTGTCCCGATTGGGGGACTCGCGGTCGGTGGGATTATTATTGCTGCCGTTCTCGCACTCGTCAGTACCGCAAACGCCGGCATCCTAACCGCCTCGAGATATCCACTCGCGCTCAGTCGGGACAAGCTCTTTCTCGAGCGCTTCGAGTACATCCATCCGCGCTTTAACACGCCGACAGTCGCCATCCTGACGACGGGTGCGGTGATCATCTTCATCGTCGCCACCCAGAACGTCGACGAAATCGCGAAGATGGCCGGCGCGTTCCAGATTCTCGTCTACATCCTCGTCTGTGGCGCGCTCATTGCGTTCCGCGAGCGCGACCTCGAGTGGTATGACCCCGACTTCCACACGCCGGGCTATCCCTGGGTGCAACTGTTCGGCATCCTCTCGGGGATCTTCATCATCACGCAGATGGAAGCCCGCGAGATTCTTGGCTCGATTGGAATCGTTATTCTGGGCTTCCTCTGGTTCAAACTCTACGCCGCGGACAAGGTCGACCGCGAGGGCGTCGCCAAGGGGCTTGCCCGCCGCGAAGCCGGTCGTCAGTTCGTCCAAGATACGGAAGAACAACTCGAGCGCGCCGACGAGTTCGAGATCCTCATCCCGATTCGCCAAGACGTGACTCGGGAGCAAGAAGACGCGCTGATCCACATGGCCGCACCGATTGTCAGACAGCGCGGCGGGCACATTCGCGTCGTGCGTTTCGACGAAGTGCCGGATCAGGTGCCACTGGATACCGCCGCGGCGGAACTCTCCGAAGCCGACGTGGAGTTCGAACAGCGAACCGACGAACTCGTGTGCGACCTCGAGGTGCCCGTCGAAGTCGGCGAAATTGTTAGCCACGACACGCGCCACGCGGTCGTGAACTTCGCCGAGCGCTCGAGTGCGGATCTCATCCTCGCTCGCCAGGAGGCGACCAGCCGACTCGGGACGCTGTTTGGCCGGGATACGGACTGGATCATGGAACACGCGCCGTGTGACGTGGTCTTCGTCCAGCACGAGCAACGAACCGACATCAACGAAATCGCCGTCGTCACCGACCGTAGCCCGTTCAACGACCCGCTAAAGGTCGAACTCGCGAACGCGATGGCTGACGTGCTTGGTGCCCGCATTCGGTTCCTCTTTGCCGTCGACGAGAGCGCACCCGAGGAACTACTCGAGACAATCGAGGACTACCACGACGAACTGGACGACCTCTGTACCGTCCCCGTCGACTCAGCCATCGTTCGAACCGACGACGTCGTGTCCAGCCTCTCGAGCGAACTCGAGTCGTCCGATCTGGTGATGTTGAGTACGGTCACACACCGTCGGCTTCCGGATCTGGTCGTCGAACAGCGCTCGGATCGCCTCGCAGCGGCGATTGAACAGCCAGTCTTGCTGGTTCACTCGAAGCAGACGCGCCGTGGATCGTTCCTGCGACCGATCCTCGACCGCCTCCTGTTCAACTGA
- the panB gene encoding 3-methyl-2-oxobutanoate hydroxymethyltransferase, with protein sequence MSTVRDLTAKTGEEPITMLTAYDAPTATIVDEAGVDVILVGDSVANTSLGHETTLPVTVDDMARHVGAVSRATDDALVVADMPFLSVGVDEKDSLENAGRMLKEEGAHAVKLESGPHTVELTEKMVQLGIPVMAHLGLTPQHVNQYGGYPRQGTETKEAERILELAQAHDEAGAFALVLEHVPSNLAAQITDAVEMATIGIGAGPDCDGQVLVVDDALGLSEWSPSFAKQFGNVREEMESAVDGYVDAVESGEFPAEEHSHEEADLDEIY encoded by the coding sequence ATGTCTACCGTTCGGGATCTCACAGCGAAGACGGGCGAGGAACCGATCACGATGCTGACGGCCTACGACGCCCCGACAGCGACAATTGTCGATGAGGCGGGCGTCGACGTGATTCTCGTCGGCGACAGCGTTGCGAACACCTCGCTCGGCCACGAAACGACACTGCCGGTGACCGTCGACGACATGGCTCGCCACGTCGGCGCCGTCTCGAGAGCCACGGATGACGCCCTCGTCGTCGCTGATATGCCGTTTCTCTCTGTCGGTGTCGACGAGAAAGACAGCCTCGAGAATGCCGGACGAATGCTCAAAGAAGAGGGTGCTCACGCGGTCAAACTCGAGAGCGGCCCCCACACTGTCGAGTTGACTGAAAAAATGGTCCAACTCGGGATTCCGGTGATGGCACATCTCGGACTGACGCCCCAGCACGTCAATCAGTACGGCGGCTATCCGCGGCAGGGAACTGAGACGAAAGAAGCCGAACGCATCCTCGAGCTTGCACAGGCCCACGACGAGGCAGGCGCGTTCGCGCTCGTTCTCGAGCACGTCCCCTCGAATCTCGCGGCACAGATCACTGACGCCGTCGAGATGGCAACGATTGGGATCGGTGCCGGGCCGGACTGTGACGGGCAGGTGCTCGTCGTCGACGACGCACTCGGGCTAAGCGAGTGGTCGCCATCCTTTGCAAAACAGTTCGGGAACGTCCGCGAGGAGATGGAATCAGCCGTCGACGGTTATGTTGACGCGGTCGAGTCCGGCGAATTTCCTGCTGAGGAGCACAGTCACGAGGAAGCCGACCTCGACGAAATTTATTGA
- a CDS encoding DUF5822 domain-containing protein, translated as MPEPVETSSPDGVDYGWVMQTTFVITILVGAPIVAMLSINVDLPTWASRAEFAIRVGAVVWIVVALAVFAYAKRHQEE; from the coding sequence GTGCCAGAACCCGTCGAAACGAGTTCACCCGACGGCGTCGACTACGGCTGGGTGATGCAGACGACGTTCGTCATCACGATCCTCGTGGGCGCGCCCATCGTCGCAATGCTCTCGATCAACGTCGACCTGCCGACGTGGGCCTCCCGCGCCGAGTTCGCTATCCGCGTCGGTGCCGTCGTCTGGATTGTCGTTGCACTCGCGGTGTTCGCCTACGCCAAGCGCCATCAGGAAGAGTAA
- a CDS encoding HAD family hydrolase — MSTYDAVVYDLDGTLVDLEVDWGAVATDVSAVYEEAGKTPPGDGLWGMLEAATDVGLEAAVESAIAAHEREGARAAPRLAHADELLDRTVPVGVCSLNCEAACRIALETHDLDSAVESVVGRDSVATQKPDPEPLLTAVRELEAEPAQTVFVGDSRRDELTAERAGTAFEYVE; from the coding sequence GTGAGCACATACGACGCCGTCGTCTACGATCTGGACGGGACGTTAGTCGACCTCGAGGTAGACTGGGGAGCCGTTGCAACCGACGTCTCCGCGGTCTACGAGGAAGCCGGGAAAACGCCACCCGGCGACGGCCTCTGGGGAATGCTTGAGGCTGCGACCGATGTCGGCCTCGAGGCTGCCGTCGAGTCCGCTATTGCGGCCCACGAACGCGAGGGCGCACGCGCCGCGCCACGTCTGGCACACGCCGATGAACTGCTTGACCGGACGGTTCCCGTCGGCGTCTGCTCGCTCAACTGCGAGGCTGCGTGTCGGATCGCACTCGAGACTCACGACCTCGATTCAGCAGTCGAGTCTGTTGTCGGCCGGGATAGCGTCGCAACGCAGAAACCGGATCCAGAGCCGCTGTTAACCGCTGTTCGCGAACTCGAGGCCGAGCCTGCCCAGACGGTGTTCGTCGGCGACTCGAGGCGGGACGAACTGACGGCCGAGCGGGCGGGAACGGCCTTCGAGTACGTTGAGTAG
- a CDS encoding HAD family hydrolase has product MERYDLVYRLYDEYDTKTLREYQEFVDVFPAVDSRVALDHWQEATDELEARKDEIRSGFAAGETFAEVASWADRDQAFTALDLEAKYGRAVNVLVLDVDETLRSAGGTDNEIPRETLHVLTEFHEAGVPIVICTGQTLENVKGFAIQGLGSEIVHSGELSIVYEAGTGVFTPGHGAETKQLLYEDLDDEIRTVFDDVRSRILPEAPETLRRGCHLQGNEFNVTMKPNYETGSSDARAVIDEALVYLIDLLADAVRAALELDGETETETAGDDGPTEISDETIVDWTRAFYAAQDPEIRAVLESEGVYPDRDAEEVPDRIADTLERIDVAYYEADAAEIGSLELNKVVGVERALDVLGIDDPFALVMGDSKSDLRVMEWVDDTNAGISAAPEHASRETLEHVLETDELVFDQGQSVDVLRTVYALNRLARLN; this is encoded by the coding sequence ATGGAGCGATACGACCTCGTCTACCGGCTCTACGACGAGTACGACACGAAGACGCTACGCGAGTATCAGGAGTTTGTCGACGTCTTCCCGGCCGTCGACTCCCGTGTCGCCCTCGATCACTGGCAGGAAGCGACGGACGAACTCGAGGCGCGCAAAGACGAGATTCGGTCGGGGTTTGCGGCCGGCGAAACCTTCGCGGAAGTCGCCTCGTGGGCCGACCGCGATCAGGCCTTTACCGCGCTCGATCTCGAGGCCAAGTACGGCCGCGCGGTGAACGTGCTCGTCCTCGACGTCGATGAGACGCTGCGGTCGGCCGGTGGAACGGACAACGAAATCCCCCGCGAGACGCTACACGTCCTGACGGAGTTTCACGAGGCTGGCGTGCCGATTGTCATCTGTACGGGCCAGACCTTAGAGAACGTCAAGGGCTTTGCAATCCAGGGGCTTGGCAGCGAAATCGTCCACTCGGGAGAGCTCTCCATCGTCTACGAGGCGGGCACTGGCGTCTTCACGCCGGGCCACGGCGCAGAGACGAAGCAGTTGCTCTACGAGGACTTAGACGACGAGATTCGGACGGTCTTCGACGACGTTCGCTCGCGTATCCTTCCCGAAGCACCCGAGACGCTTCGGCGTGGCTGTCACCTGCAGGGCAACGAGTTCAACGTCACGATGAAACCCAACTACGAGACCGGGTCGTCGGACGCTCGCGCCGTCATCGACGAGGCGCTGGTCTACCTCATCGACCTGCTCGCCGACGCCGTCAGGGCAGCCCTCGAGTTGGACGGCGAAACTGAAACCGAAACCGCCGGTGACGACGGTCCAACCGAGATCAGCGACGAGACCATCGTCGACTGGACCCGCGCCTTCTACGCCGCACAGGACCCCGAAATCCGGGCCGTCCTCGAGAGCGAAGGCGTCTATCCAGACCGCGATGCCGAGGAAGTTCCCGACCGAATTGCAGACACACTCGAGCGAATCGACGTCGCCTACTACGAAGCTGATGCCGCCGAAATCGGCAGCCTCGAGTTGAACAAGGTCGTTGGCGTCGAGCGCGCACTCGACGTGTTAGGAATCGACGATCCGTTCGCGCTCGTGATGGGCGACTCGAAAAGCGACCTGCGCGTCATGGAGTGGGTCGACGACACCAACGCAGGTATCTCGGCTGCGCCCGAACACGCCTCGAGAGAGACCCTGGAACACGTCCTCGAGACGGACGAACTCGTCTTCGATCAGGGCCAGAGCGTCGACGTGTTGCGGACGGTGTACGCGCTCAATCGGCTGGCGCGACTCAACTGA
- the gfcR gene encoding transcriptional regulator GfcR, whose product MKNVDDLIESAAELADRGLSKGEIADELNVSRETASWLVERSGSTTQLSGNGTTTTDASASGPQDIHVDWSAIGRDSKRLGHIATAMADLLAKHGEDVDLTVGIEKAGGPIATLIARELESDMASYTPAKHQWEEGDIEDLGGTFSRNFATIRDRECYVVDDTITSGTTMRETIEAIRTEGGEPLACVVLADKQGVEEIDGVPVYSLFQVISVGKDD is encoded by the coding sequence ATGAAAAACGTCGACGACCTCATCGAGAGTGCGGCGGAACTCGCAGACCGCGGGCTTTCGAAGGGCGAGATTGCAGACGAACTGAACGTCTCCCGTGAGACGGCAAGTTGGCTCGTCGAACGCAGCGGCTCGACCACCCAGCTGTCGGGCAATGGAACGACTACCACTGACGCATCAGCGAGCGGGCCACAGGATATCCACGTCGACTGGTCCGCCATCGGTCGCGACAGCAAGCGACTGGGTCACATCGCGACGGCGATGGCCGACCTGCTCGCCAAACACGGCGAAGACGTCGACCTGACAGTCGGCATCGAGAAAGCCGGCGGCCCGATTGCAACGCTCATCGCCCGCGAACTCGAGAGCGATATGGCGTCGTACACGCCCGCAAAACATCAGTGGGAAGAAGGCGATATCGAGGATCTGGGCGGGACGTTCTCGCGGAATTTTGCGACGATTCGGGACCGCGAGTGCTACGTCGTTGACGATACGATTACGAGCGGAACGACGATGCGCGAGACAATCGAAGCAATTCGCACAGAGGGTGGCGAACCGCTTGCCTGCGTCGTCCTCGCGGACAAACAGGGCGTCGAGGAGATCGACGGTGTTCCCGTCTACTCGCTGTTTCAGGTTATCAGCGTCGGCAAAGACGACTGA